A genomic segment from Pistricoccus aurantiacus encodes:
- a CDS encoding methyl-accepting chemotaxis protein: MNAWLHRLPMSGKFLLTLILPLLAVLYFAGTGILERQAIAKNMTQLTQLATLSRYAGDLTHQLQFERGMTAGFLGSNGRRFGDALARQRANTKTTLGEYRDYLATLDEANFSVPVVTRLADIKQRADTLPDIRRQVDTQTLPVAQAIEHYTAINGELMALVGQLAHATREAEVSRRLSAYYALLEAKDLAGIERALLANVFAADRMTPAIFRRYLALVGREEAYLQSFNTLGTSAMQVKLENALAGEEIDRLVALREQVLQSADAQSYGIDPEQWFDWQTLKIERLAAVEASVASDVIDAAEMLHQQARNDLWRYVVIAVIAIGLSVLLAVWIVRGIVGSLKATLHQIDQRGGDLTQRLAVPGTDELSSLYRAFNDSTASTEMLVANIKKSAGAVGLASGEIARGNQDLAQRTEEQSASLVETAASMEQITATVRQNTDSARQAEALSAKVSQGTQRASEVGDRAHRAMSQIHEASQQMTAIVAAIDSIAFQTNLLALNASVEAARAGEHGRGFAVVAAEVRKLASRSAEEAERIRSLIDDSVVKVNEGEALVAQTGDVLQDIAGQVQQMAERIAEITAASAEQTAGIEQISLAMNQLEEVTQQNATLVEQVAQASRALEGRSDDMAGSVNQFQVRESLSETRVWQPEVSRQQDDPARLHLTHRDATSE; encoded by the coding sequence ATGAATGCCTGGTTGCACCGCCTGCCCATGAGCGGGAAATTTTTATTGACGCTGATCTTGCCGCTATTGGCCGTGTTGTACTTCGCCGGGACGGGTATTCTCGAGCGTCAAGCCATCGCCAAGAATATGACGCAGTTGACGCAGTTGGCGACCTTGTCTCGCTATGCGGGTGACCTGACCCATCAGCTACAATTCGAACGCGGTATGACCGCCGGCTTTTTAGGTAGTAACGGTCGGCGCTTCGGTGATGCGCTAGCTCGTCAGCGAGCCAACACCAAAACGACTTTGGGGGAATACCGGGATTATCTGGCAACGCTGGACGAGGCGAATTTTAGCGTCCCGGTCGTTACTCGACTGGCCGACATCAAGCAGCGGGCGGATACCTTGCCGGACATTCGACGCCAAGTGGACACCCAGACATTACCGGTAGCCCAAGCCATCGAGCATTACACCGCGATCAACGGTGAGCTGATGGCCCTGGTCGGACAGTTGGCCCATGCTACTCGGGAAGCCGAAGTCTCCCGACGGTTGAGTGCCTATTACGCCTTGCTGGAAGCCAAGGATCTGGCCGGTATCGAGCGAGCCTTGCTGGCCAATGTATTCGCCGCCGACCGGATGACGCCGGCTATCTTTCGGCGTTATCTAGCGCTAGTAGGCAGGGAAGAGGCCTATTTACAAAGCTTTAATACCCTTGGCACTTCAGCCATGCAAGTCAAGCTCGAGAACGCTCTAGCCGGCGAGGAGATCGATCGGCTTGTCGCCTTACGCGAGCAGGTGCTCCAAAGTGCCGACGCGCAGAGTTATGGTATCGATCCGGAGCAATGGTTCGATTGGCAAACCCTCAAGATCGAGCGGCTGGCGGCGGTGGAGGCTAGTGTTGCCAGTGACGTCATCGATGCCGCTGAAATGCTGCATCAGCAGGCGCGCAACGACTTGTGGCGCTATGTCGTCATCGCGGTGATCGCGATTGGTCTGTCGGTGCTACTGGCGGTTTGGATCGTGCGTGGTATCGTCGGCTCCCTCAAGGCCACGCTGCACCAGATCGATCAGCGGGGCGGGGATCTCACCCAGCGCCTGGCGGTGCCGGGCACGGACGAACTCTCTTCGCTATACCGTGCGTTCAACGACTCCACCGCCAGCACCGAAATGCTGGTAGCCAATATCAAGAAAAGCGCCGGGGCGGTAGGACTGGCCAGCGGAGAAATCGCCCGAGGCAATCAGGACTTGGCCCAGCGTACCGAGGAGCAGTCCGCTTCGCTGGTGGAAACCGCGGCCAGCATGGAGCAGATCACCGCAACCGTACGTCAGAACACCGATAGTGCCCGCCAGGCAGAAGCCTTGTCCGCCAAGGTCAGCCAGGGCACCCAGCGTGCCAGCGAGGTAGGCGATCGCGCGCATCGGGCCATGAGCCAGATTCACGAAGCCAGCCAGCAGATGACGGCTATCGTGGCGGCCATCGACAGCATTGCCTTTCAGACGAATTTGCTTGCCTTGAATGCCTCCGTGGAAGCCGCCCGAGCCGGAGAGCACGGTCGCGGGTTTGCGGTGGTCGCCGCCGAGGTGCGCAAGCTGGCCAGCCGTAGCGCCGAGGAGGCCGAGCGCATTCGCAGCCTGATCGACGATAGCGTCGTCAAGGTCAACGAGGGCGAGGCGCTGGTCGCCCAGACCGGGGATGTGCTCCAGGATATCGCCGGCCAGGTTCAGCAGATGGCGGAGCGGATCGCCGAGATAACCGCGGCGAGCGCGGAGCAGACCGCAGGTATCGAGCAGATCAGTCTGGCCATGAACCAGCTGGAAGAAGTGACCCAGCAAAACGCGACGTTGGTGGAGCAGGTCGCCCAGGCCAGCCGGGCGCTGGAAGGTCGGTCCGACGACATGGCCGGCAGCGTCAATCAGTTTCAGGTCAGGGAAAGTCTGAGTGAAACACGAGTCTGGCAGCCGGAGGTAAGCCGGCAGCAAGATGACCCGGCGCGCCTCCATTTGACGCATCGGGACGCTACTAGCGAATGA
- a CDS encoding SH3 domain-containing protein, whose translation MRTSVCRLAGVVLGLSFTLALASEPVLVQGEESGQGVLRVRNGECFAIVPEHVVGYGLNLFVAAADRTRASAEVENTFGDDIAIIRVHAQGRLDCGTGWTASPGLDARLRSAVAEGKTASIIRVRATGGLESYPVRVHGYDDRYIEVAPLGSDITIFQGVSGSRLLLDGLPAGMVMSVDSELGLVRVYRQDALTHLVARFFDTSGPRQMPAIDQPVEPLIARAMATARTPIREEPSLWSPVVRWLLVGQSVAITGKVKGLPWLRTEEGYVRVNDMSMR comes from the coding sequence ATGCGCACAAGCGTTTGCCGTCTAGCCGGTGTGGTGCTCGGCCTGAGCTTCACCCTGGCATTGGCCTCGGAACCCGTGCTGGTACAAGGAGAAGAGAGTGGGCAGGGCGTGCTCCGGGTGCGTAACGGCGAATGTTTCGCCATCGTGCCGGAGCACGTGGTCGGCTATGGGCTAAATCTTTTTGTCGCGGCTGCAGACCGAACCCGAGCCTCTGCGGAAGTGGAAAACACCTTCGGTGATGATATCGCCATTATTCGCGTGCATGCCCAGGGGCGCCTCGATTGTGGTACCGGCTGGACGGCATCGCCAGGGTTAGACGCGCGACTGCGTAGCGCCGTGGCGGAAGGCAAGACAGCCAGCATCATCCGCGTACGCGCAACCGGCGGCCTGGAATCCTATCCCGTCCGCGTCCATGGCTACGATGATCGTTATATAGAAGTCGCACCGCTGGGTAGCGATATCACCATCTTCCAAGGGGTCAGCGGCTCGAGGCTGCTGCTGGACGGCCTTCCGGCAGGAATGGTGATGTCCGTCGATAGCGAACTCGGCCTTGTCCGGGTCTATCGCCAGGATGCGCTGACCCATCTAGTGGCGCGGTTCTTCGATACATCCGGCCCTCGCCAGATGCCGGCAATCGACCAGCCGGTGGAACCGCTGATCGCCAGGGCGATGGCCACGGCACGCACCCCCATTCGCGAGGAGCCTAGCCTTTGGTCGCCGGTGGTTCGTTGGCTGCTGGTCGGCCAAAGCGTCGCCATCACGGGAAAGGTGAAAGGGCTGCCCTGGCTCAGAACCGAGGAAGGCTATGTGCGCGTCAACGATATGTCGATGCGCTAA
- a CDS encoding serine hydrolase domain-containing protein, with translation MYPAVKYLAYASRRLLATLSLILMVVWSQALNAQTAKESLVEKAIAQVESLPRLHTLLAAHDGEPFIEYAAPGKSLNRPANIKSLSKLVISALVGIAIERNVMEGVEQPITELLADERIPDGADPRIHEIRMKHLLTMQAGLERTSGPYYAPWIASDDWIAYALTRPFVDEPGGRMLYSTGNTHLLSAALTDSSGRDTHTLASSWLGEPLDIRIPPWTRDPQGIYLGGNNMALSPRALLTFGELYRQGGIHDGERILSEDWIAASWTPYTRSEFNSDLYGYGWFITQLAEHIVYYGFGFGGQRLYVIPSLALTVVMTSDPTPPSPGQAYMQTLDDLVAEILIPDVEKSSLDKP, from the coding sequence ATGTATCCCGCGGTGAAATATCTGGCGTATGCCTCTCGCCGGCTGCTGGCGACATTATCACTGATTCTCATGGTCGTCTGGAGTCAGGCGCTCAACGCTCAAACGGCTAAGGAAAGCCTTGTCGAAAAGGCCATCGCCCAAGTGGAGTCGCTGCCCCGCCTGCATACGCTGCTGGCGGCCCATGACGGCGAGCCGTTCATCGAGTATGCCGCTCCGGGGAAAAGCCTGAACCGGCCAGCCAATATCAAGTCGTTATCCAAGCTGGTGATTTCGGCGCTGGTAGGTATCGCCATCGAACGTAACGTGATGGAAGGCGTAGAACAGCCCATTACCGAGCTGTTGGCGGATGAGCGTATTCCCGATGGGGCCGATCCGCGCATTCATGAGATCCGCATGAAGCATTTGCTGACCATGCAGGCGGGACTCGAGCGCACTTCGGGTCCTTATTATGCCCCTTGGATCGCCAGTGATGACTGGATCGCCTACGCGCTAACGCGCCCCTTCGTCGACGAGCCCGGCGGGCGCATGCTGTATTCCACCGGCAATACTCACCTGCTTTCCGCGGCGCTGACCGATAGCAGCGGCCGGGATACCCACACCCTGGCCAGCTCCTGGCTGGGCGAGCCCTTGGATATCCGCATTCCGCCCTGGACGCGGGATCCCCAAGGTATTTATTTAGGTGGCAACAATATGGCCCTGTCCCCCCGGGCGCTACTTACCTTCGGCGAACTCTACCGTCAGGGAGGCATTCATGACGGCGAGAGAATCCTGAGCGAAGACTGGATCGCCGCCTCCTGGACCCCTTACACCCGCTCCGAATTCAATAGCGATCTGTACGGCTACGGCTGGTTTATCACCCAGCTGGCCGAACATATCGTGTACTACGGTTTCGGCTTTGGCGGACAGCGTCTTTACGTGATTCCCAGCCTGGCGCTGACCGTGGTCATGACCTCCGATCCCACGCCGCCTTCCCCGGGCCAGGCGTATATGCAAACCCTCGACGATCTGGTGGCGGAGATATTGATTCCGGACGTTGAGAAATCTTCGCTAGACAAGCCATGA
- a CDS encoding exopolysaccharide biosynthesis protein yields MDDDQTITNLEQLIEQLDSTTRDRERVDMHLILAAVGSRSFGSLILIAGLITLAPLIGDIPGMPTLMGLLVLLLSCQLLLRRRRLWLPRWLLERSISQARFAKAMKFMRKPAHHIDKLLKPRLTYLTQGPGLYTIALICSAVALMMPPMEFIPFSANFAGAALTLFGLALIARDGLLALLGFGLTGLAVGFIGYQTLL; encoded by the coding sequence ATGGACGACGATCAGACTATCACCAATCTTGAACAACTGATCGAGCAGCTCGACAGTACCACCCGCGACCGGGAGCGGGTCGATATGCACCTCATCCTGGCGGCGGTGGGCAGTCGCTCCTTCGGCTCGCTGATATTGATCGCCGGGCTGATCACCCTGGCGCCGCTGATCGGCGACATTCCCGGCATGCCGACCTTGATGGGACTACTCGTGCTGCTGCTGTCCTGTCAATTGCTGCTGCGGCGCAGGCGGCTCTGGCTGCCCCGCTGGCTACTCGAACGCTCGATATCCCAGGCCAGGTTCGCCAAGGCCATGAAATTCATGCGCAAGCCGGCGCATCATATCGACAAGCTCCTGAAACCTCGCCTGACTTACCTGACTCAAGGCCCAGGCCTCTACACGATTGCACTTATCTGCAGCGCCGTTGCCTTGATGATGCCGCCGATGGAGTTCATTCCTTTCTCCGCCAACTTCGCCGGCGCCGCCCTGACCCTCTTCGGCCTGGCGCTGATCGCCCGAGATGGCCTGCTGGCCCTGCTGGGCTTCGGGCTGACGGGGCTGGCCGTCGGGTTTATTGGCTATCAGACCCTTCTTTAA